One Amaranthus tricolor cultivar Red isolate AtriRed21 chromosome 10, ASM2621246v1, whole genome shotgun sequence genomic window carries:
- the LOC130825723 gene encoding uncharacterized protein LOC130825723, protein MEREIQIDEEEEQEEEPTTPIGIHISRQSSTRSHEEQGEQQQQRQARGKRVNFQTIDEDEPVRQPFPAMPPPSGRAVSHVWSYFTKEPTENPDVFLCTCQICESQGVKPLVSYSFARGGGTGSFNKHLAKKHGITKETHAASGSGTTSGSRQTQWDIPITGMPFRYNRNDMIDEFSRYVICDELPFNHGESRAYERLNRKTLQPQYRAIPRSTLKRRTFRTLYVCNSTLDRSKLDYAKKNNCF, encoded by the exons atggaaagagaaatacaaattgatgaagaagaagaacaagaagaggaaccaacgaccccaattgggatacatatatctcgacagtcatcaacaaggtcacatgaagaacaaggagaacaacaacaacaaagacaagctcgtggtaaacgagtcaatttccaaactatcg atgaagatgaaccagtaagacaaccttttccggcaatgccacctcctagtggtagagctgtttcacatgtgtggtcgtatttcacaaaagaaccaaccgagaatccagatgttttcttatgcacttgtcaaatttgtgaaagtcaaggagtaaagcccttagtttcatacagtttcgccagag gtggtggtacgggatcttttaacaaacatttggcaaagaagcatggaatcacaaaagaaactcatgcagcaagcgggagcgggaccacaagtggaagccgacagacacaatgggacattcccatcacaggtatgccttttagatacaatcgtaatgacatgattgatgaattttctaggtatgtaatttgtgatgaattgccttttaaccacggtgaaagtagggcatacgagcgtctcaatagaaaaactttgcaaccacaatatagagcaatccctaggagcactcttaaaagacgcacatttagaaccttatatgtgtgtaacagcacactggatagatcgaaattggattatgcaaaaaagaataattgcttttga